Proteins encoded within one genomic window of Bradyrhizobium sp. 186:
- a CDS encoding isoprenylcysteine carboxylmethyltransferase family protein yields the protein MSFDFSKLLSVAWGGWTTTWPTQLLALIWLAWLASWVGASFWQGRTQKQVMTLESGRYRIPILVGGILFTPWTAEVLGEKPLWVFGNTGVYIVALIVLAGISFTWWGRLHLGKFWSNTITHKEDHRVVDTGPYGIVRHPIYTGLIAGMLATGIAVGTVTAILGAILISLGMWQKGRMEEVFLSKELGEDAYSAYCRRVPMIIPFLSPR from the coding sequence ATGTCCTTTGATTTCAGCAAGCTTCTCTCTGTCGCCTGGGGTGGCTGGACCACGACCTGGCCGACGCAACTGCTCGCACTGATCTGGCTCGCCTGGCTCGCAAGCTGGGTCGGCGCCTCGTTCTGGCAGGGCCGCACCCAGAAGCAGGTGATGACGCTGGAATCCGGCCGCTATCGTATCCCGATCCTGGTGGGCGGCATCCTGTTCACGCCGTGGACGGCGGAAGTGCTCGGCGAGAAGCCGCTCTGGGTGTTCGGCAATACCGGCGTCTATATCGTTGCCCTGATCGTGCTTGCCGGCATCTCCTTCACCTGGTGGGGACGGCTGCATCTCGGAAAGTTCTGGTCCAACACCATCACCCACAAGGAAGACCACCGCGTCGTCGACACCGGCCCGTACGGCATCGTGCGTCATCCGATCTACACCGGCCTGATCGCCGGCATGCTCGCCACCGGCATCGCGGTCGGCACCGTGACGGCGATCCTCGGCGCGATCCTGATCTCGCTCGGCATGTGGCAGAAGGGGCGGATGGAAGAGGTGTTTCTGTCCAAGGAGCTCGGCGAAGACGCCTACAGCGCCTATTGCCGCCGCGTCCCGATGATCATCCCGTTCCTGTCGCCGCGCTGA